From the genome of Cervus elaphus chromosome 31, mCerEla1.1, whole genome shotgun sequence:
ATCAAATAATTCACCTTCTAATTTTAAGCTGGTCCATTTTCCtacagaattaatttttattatggaaacacACATAACTATTTCCAAACAGTTTTTCTTGTTTAATATTCTATTCAAAATGTAATTTCAGGATTATCTCTTGAAGAGGCTCTTTTGCCAAAACTGTTTATCAGGAGAATTAAAGTGGAAAGTTATTTTTACCTATAATATGGAAAAATGTCAgcacttttaaataaattctcaTAACACTAAATAAACACTTTTGCAAAGGAATTAaccaattaagaaaatatttaggcTTTTATTGACTATATAGTGCAGATTTTATGATGAAAGAATGGGGGAGATTGGAAAAAGTATAGAAATTAATCtaccatgtttttaattttttttttaatttttaaattattattagttTTGGCTgccccacacagcatgtgggactttagttctctgaccaaggatcaaactggcaCCTCTTGCATTGAAAACACAGTTTTAACAACTGCACTGCCAGAGGAGTCCCCGAATCTGCCATATTTTTAATGTCTAGTTGGCTTTGGAGTAAGCAGTTCACTTGTGACCATTGACCCCTTAAAGATGTTTCCAGGGAAAAAACTAGACTGTGAGGTCCACTGATAATTGAAAGCACACATCAAGGATTTTCTTGGACGTCCTGATGGTATAGACTAGCACATCATTACTTACCAGGTCCTGCAGTGCAAAACTGATCTAGGAAATATGATTATATGGCATAGCTCTCATAAAAGGGTGAAAAGAGTAGGAAtgatgtgggagaaggggagttAACAGGTCTATGGCAGAGGGTCCAAGAGCTGCAGGAAGTCAGGATTCAAAATAGTCAAAAGAAAAGCTAGAGAAAGATCATTTATTTGAGAAACTCTAAGAAATaaattaggagaaggaaatggcaacccactccagtgttcttgcctgaagaatcccagggacgggggaacctggtgggctgccgtctatggggtcgcacagagtcggacacgactgaagcgacttagcagcagcagcagcaagcaataAATTAAGAATGTAAGAAAGAGAGATGCTAAGTGAGTTATACAGCAGAAATGTCAGAGCTGCTCTCAACAGAAAGGAACTCATAGAGGTGAAAGGATCAGACAAAGCACTGAGGAACAACCGCGTGGAACCAGAACCCTGACTCCTTGGACCAATAGCATCAGCATCCTGTGAGATCTTGTTAAGGCAGATTTCAGGGGCCTGCCCCAgacttcggttcagttcagttgctcagtcgtgtccaacactttgcaaccccatggactgcagcacaccaggcttccctgtccatcaccaactcctggagcttgctcaaactcatgtccattgagtcagtgatgccatccaaccatctcatcctctgtcgtctcctcctgccttcagtctttcccagcatcagggcattttcccagtagtcggttcttcgcatcaggtggccaaagtattggagtttcagcttcagcatcagtccttccaatgcatattcaggactgatttcctttaggatggactgactggatctctttgcattccaagggactctcaagagccttctccaacaccacagttcaaaaccatcaattcttcggcactcagccttctttatagtccaactctcacatccatacatgactaatggaaaaaccatagctttgactagacagaacttgttggcaaagtaatgtctctgctttttaatatgctgtctaggttggtcatagcttttcttccaaggagcaggtgtcttttaatttcatggctgccgtcaccagaCAGTGTTACTGAGTCTCCAATCCAGAGGGAAGGACCCAATAACACCTCTTTGAAAAGCCCTCAGGGTGACTCTGAGGCAAACTAAATTCCAGAACCACTGGTTTAGCATTTCTAAGGAGGTTGTAGCCTCCATTCTTTATCTGGAGTTGTCTTGGTTGTCCTTTACAAATGGTTAAGTGTTGATATAAGTAATTTAGATATACATACAACTCCATTTCAGTTACATCCTGACAgctatcaatatttattttatgagtaGTAGGTATTCAGATTTCTTATGCCTTTCAATTTGCTTGGGAGCAAGTCATCAACACCTACCTTCAAtgaatatgagaaaagaaaaattaaatttagtaCTGGTAACTCAAACACAAGtaggaaattaaaacatgctgCACTCCAAGTTtttatagtatgtatatatacacacactccatAAGAAGCAtttgatataaaaatatcaagtatTTTGAATTATTGTTCTATCAGTTCCAATTAGTGAAAcataaccattttaaagtaaaaagaaggTATATAGAGGTACAATAATAGTTATAACGACAAGAATAAAGTCTCAGGTTTCcatcttttctctgtcttttccaaaGATGTGGTTTGTTACCAAAGAATtgttaaagaaagagagaagggctgatgcaaaaaaaaaaaaaagattaatcttACTTCATTACACTCTAATTGCTCTTATTTGACTTGCAATTAAATAACAGcatgaactgaaataaaaatttcaagctGAGTTTGGAGGGTTCCCTTTCAAAAATAAGGTTATAAGTAAGGTCTTATAAAGAATAATTTCCATTTCAGAGTGTGTGCCATTATGAGTTTTTCTTATTGGCAAGTTCACCTTGTTCAGTGTTTTCTTTAGGTGATATATGTCCTTGTAATAATGGGCAGTGTTGTATGGTTATTTGGTTCCAACCAGTTTTATTTTGTCCCTTTAAATCAAATTAACTACTTATTTCCACAAAGACTACTAAACACTGTGACATTTCCTAATTTCATAAAATGATCATGGAATGCCAGAAatacactaaaaatattttattcttgcttattttacttttttataaccTTTATATCCTGACATAAAATACACTGAAACATCCTTTAGTCTCCACAAGCCCAATGGTAATGTTCTCAACATAACTTTGAGCTAAGTACAAAATTGTTTATGATTTTCAatactgcttttaaaatgctattttcttatattacattatatagtACACAAATATATACTAATGAAATGTGCTTTCAAAGTTTTTCTgtagacaaagagaaaaacatagctaagattaataaagattttttaattttttttattgaaggataattgctttacaaaattttgttgttttctgtcaaacctcaacgtgaatcagccataagtatacacatatcccctctcttttgaacctacctcccatctccctccccatcccaccccctctaggttgacactgAACCCCTGCTTGAGTTTCTTGAGCCATATAACAAAttctcattggctatctattttacatatagaatgtaagtttccatgttactctttccacacatctcaccctctcctcccctaagattaataaagattttaaacaCAATTTTATAATAGAGATTTTACTGATAGGTTAATTGACtcataaaaattgttttatttgagCCCTATTTTAAGAAACGTTTTTAAAGTTATTGTTTGTTACTGTTGGCTTTGGATTTcctaaattaaatgaaaagaaaaagaaaattgcaaccTCAACTCCATTTTTTAAATCCATCGAGTATTCTGGGAAAGTGTACATgtatacttaaaaacaaacaaacaaacagtgttcagcaaggaagagaaaaatcttagAAACCGTCTCTGAACTGTTTTCCCCCTCTTCTGTTACAGGTATCAACAGCTCTATTAATcttctaaaacaacaaaaaaaatggatTTCTTGAATTCATCTGATCAAAACTTGACCTCAGGAGAACTGTTAAACAGAATGCCATCCAAAATTCTGGTGTCCTTCATTCTCTGCGGGCTGGCACTGATGACAACCACCATTAACTCACTTGTGATTGCTGCAATTATTGTTACCCGAAAGCTGCACCACCCAGCCAACTACTTAATTTGCTCCCTGGCGGTCACAGATTTCCTTGTAGCTGTCCTGGTGATGCCTTTCAGCATTGTGTATATTGTGAGAGAGAGCTGGATTATGGGACAAGTGGTCTGTGACATCTGGCTGAGCGTTGACATTACGTGCTGTACGTGTTCCATCTTGCATCTCTCTGCCATAGCTTTGGATCGGTACCGGGCAATCACTGATGCTGTTGAGTATGCCAGGAAAAGGACTCCCAGGCATGCTGGCATTATGATTACCATAGTTTGGATTATATCTATTTTTATCTCTATGCCTCCTCTATTCTGGAGGCACCAAGGAACTAGTCAAGAGGATGAGTGCATCATCAAACACGACCACATCGTTTCCACTATTTACTCAACATTTGGAGCTTTCTACATCCCATTAACATTGATTTTGATCCTCTATTACAAAATATATAAGGCAGCAAAGACGTTATACCACAAGAGACAAGCAAGCAGGATTGCCAAGGAGGAAATGAATGGCCAAGTCCTTTTGGAGAGTGGTGAGAAAAGCACGAGACTGGTCTCCACACCGTACATGCTAGAAAAGTCTTTATCGGATCCATCAATGGACTTTGATAAAATTCATAGCACAGTGAAAAGTCCCAGGTCTGAATTCAAGCATGAGAGATCTTGGAGAAGGCAGAAGATCTCAGGCACAAGAGAACGCAAAGCAGCCACTACCCTGGGGTTAATCTTGGGTGCCTTTGTAATATGTTGGCTTCCTTTCTTTGTAAAAGAATTGGTTGTTAATGTCTGTGAAAAGTGTAAGATTTCTGAAGAAATGTCAAATTTTTTGACATGGCTTGGATATCTCAATTCCCTTATAAACCCACTGATTTATACAATCTTTAATGAAGACTTCAAGAAAGCATTCCAAAAACTTGTGCGATGTCGATGTTAGTTCAAAGAAGCTTATTATGA
Proteins encoded in this window:
- the HTR1F gene encoding 5-hydroxytryptamine receptor 1F, whose product is MDFLNSSDQNLTSGELLNRMPSKILVSFILCGLALMTTTINSLVIAAIIVTRKLHHPANYLICSLAVTDFLVAVLVMPFSIVYIVRESWIMGQVVCDIWLSVDITCCTCSILHLSAIALDRYRAITDAVEYARKRTPRHAGIMITIVWIISIFISMPPLFWRHQGTSQEDECIIKHDHIVSTIYSTFGAFYIPLTLILILYYKIYKAAKTLYHKRQASRIAKEEMNGQVLLESGEKSTRLVSTPYMLEKSLSDPSMDFDKIHSTVKSPRSEFKHERSWRRQKISGTRERKAATTLGLILGAFVICWLPFFVKELVVNVCEKCKISEEMSNFLTWLGYLNSLINPLIYTIFNEDFKKAFQKLVRCRC